The genomic DNA CTTCCGGACCGATGTAACGGGTCTTGGGGCCCAGGTCGCGGTGGATCAGCTTGAACCAGGCGCGAGCGAAGACCTCGTTGAAGTACTCCGGGTCATTGTAGAAGCGCTCGGAGATCTTGCGATACTCCGGATCCATCTTCATCGCCATGTCGGCGTCCGTCATGATCGGGTTCAGACGGATGGAGGGATCCTCGACATCAACGGGCTTGTCCTCTTCCTTGATGTCCTTCGGCTCCCACTGCCAGGCCCCGGCCGGGCTCTTGACCAGTTCCCACTCGTAGTTGAGCAGCAGGTGGAAGTAGCCGTTGTCCCACTGGGTCGGATGGGTGGTCCAGGCACCCTCGATGCCGCTGGTAACGGTGTCGCGACCCACGCCGCGGGTCACCTTGTTGTTCCAGCCCAGACCCTGTTCCTCTACGTCGGCCGCCTCCGGATCCGGGCCGAGATTGGCCGCGTCGCCGTTGCCGTGGCACTTGCCGACGGTGTGACCGCCAGCGGTCAGAGCGACGGTCTCTTCGTCATTCATGGCCATGCGCTCGAAGGTGACGCGCACGTCCTGGGCCGTTTTCAGCGGGTCGGGGTTGCCGTCCACACCCTCGGGGTTGACGTAGATCAGCCCCATCATCACCGCCGCGAGGGGGTTCTCCAGGGACTCGCGGTCTTTGCCGTAGCGGCTGTTCTCGTTTTCGGTGGGCGCCAGCCACTCCTTCTCGGAGCCCCAGTAGGTGTCCTTCTCCGGGTGCCAGATATCCTCGCGGCCGAAGGAGAAGCCGAAGGTCTTGAAGCCCATGGATTCATAGGCCACGTTACCGGCCAGGATGATCAGGTCCGCCCAGCTCAGCTTGTTGCCGTACTTCTTCTTGATCGGCCACAGCAGGCGGCGCGCCTTGTCCAGGTTGGCGTTGTCCGGCCAGCTGTTGATGGGGGCAAAGCGCTGGTTACCGGTACCGCCGCCACCGCGGCCGTCGGCCACGCGGTAGGAACCGGCCGCGTGCCAGGTCATGCGGATCATCAGACCGCCGTAATGGCCCCAGTCGGCCGGCCACCACTCCTGGCTGTTAGTCATCAGCTCGGTGACGTCCTTCTTGACCGCGTCGAAGTCCAGCTTCTTGACCTCCTCGCGGTAGTCGAAGTCCTCACCCATCGGATCGGTCTTGCGATCGTGCTGGTGCAGGATGTCCAGATTCAAGGCGTTCGGCCAAAAATCCATGTTGCTTTCGCCAGCCTTGGTCAAGGCACCGTGCATCACCGGGCACTTGCCGCTGCTCTGTTGCTCTGCCATTTCACCCTCCAGTCCTAGGGTATGTTGTGGTTCCAGAATGGAATCAAGACGGGCTTCCTGCCGGCGTCTCCGGCCCAACCGTCTGTGATGACCTTACATCAACCCCCGCCTAGTAGTTAAAGATATTTTTTCTCTCGAACCAATAGTCCACGTATATTTATTTTCTGATTTTGATTGATGCGGACAATCAGATTCTCTCGTAGTCGCCCTCCTTGACTCAACCACCGCGATGCTTGGTCCGGTAGAGCTGAAATCGGCGCGGGTCTCCTCCCAACCCGGTCCCTGCAGCCCCTTACCCGCCGCCCTGCAGCCAGAGCAGAAACGCTAACGGCAACAACAAGCACATGACAATGCGGCCCACCACGGGCCAGCCATGCAGCCGGCGCTCGACGATCACGATCTGCCGCAATGCGCGAACCCGTTGCAGACCGCCCGGCGGCAAAAGGCGGGCCAATGTACGGCCGGGCTCACCCGCCCGAGGCGTCCGACTTGGGAGTCGAGCCAAGAGGCCGAGCAGCAAAACCCCCACCGCCAGCGGCCAGAGCCCCTCCAGGAGCGCACCGGCAGACAGGGCATACCGCCCCGGCTCCGCCGCCCCCGCATGCCACCAGGGCAGCACCAGCGCCAGCACGACCAGGGCCAGGTAAGGCGGGAAAAGCCCGAGGCCGCCCTCGTGCGCAGTGTCGCCCCGCCCCGGGCCGGCTGCATGTAGTCGCCAGAGGAACCGCCACATCAGCATGGTGGTTGCGACACTGGTGACAGCCAGTGCCGGCACCACCCAAACCGAATAAACACTCGCCTCCACCGTTATCTCGAAGGCCGCCTTGACCAGCGCGCCGCCGGTGAGCGGCGCGGCGGCCAACGACAGTGCTGGCAGCCAGAGCACCCACCACCCCCGCCACCACCAGGCCCCACCCAACTGCGGCACCAACCCGGCACCCAGAAACAACGCCCCCTTGGACAGTCCATGGTTGACCACGAATAACAGCAACACCGGCCAGGCCGCCTCGGCGCTCACCTCGGGCGTGGCAACGAGCCCCAGCGCTGCGGTGGCCAACCCCATCTGGCTGACACTGGACCAGCCCAGCATGGCCTTGGGCGCGCCGCTTCTCAGGCCCATGACGACCCCGTAGATTGCCCCGGCGAAACCCAGCGCCAACAACGGCGCTGCCAGATCCGCGACCTGGGCGGTGCCCGGTTCCAGCAGCCGCCACGCCCCCAGCAGACCGGCCTTGATCATCACACCGCTGAGCACGGCACTGGCTGGCACGGGCGCCACGGGGTGTGCCCGGGGCAACCAGGCGTGCAGTCCGAGCACCCCTATTTTCACCCCGAACCCCAAGCCGAGCAGGAGCAACAACAGCGGTGGGGCGGTACCGGCCACGCTGGTGAAGGCGAGCGACCCGCCCGACCCGGGGAAGATGGCGGCCCAGGCCACTGCCGTCAGCAACGCCAGCTCTGCCCCCATCGCCATGGCCAGATACAGCCAGCCCGCCCTTAGCGCCTTCCGGCTGCGCTCATGCACCACCAGACCCCAGGCGGCAAAACTCATGATCGCCAGACCGGTGTAAAACGTCAGCAGGTCCTGTGCCAGGATCAACAGCAGATTCCCGCCCAGGGCTGCGAGCCACAGGACCGCGAAAGCGGCTCGGCGCGCCGGCACCGCATGGGTTCGAGCAGCGAACGCGCCGGCCAGCAGCCAAAGCAGGACCGCCGGCAACAGGAACCCGCGGGCGGTCGCATCCAAGCCGATGGACAACGCCGGCGAGAGGGCCTCTCCGCCGGGCAGGGCCATTCCCAAAGCGACCGCAGACAGGGCCAGCACAAGTGCCGGCAGTGCCGCCCAACGCCCTCCCGCCAAGGCCTGCCGCCCCTGCCCCGCCGGGCGGAGCAATACGGCCAAGATGCGGAAAAGATAGGCCGCGGTGAGCACTGTCCCGAGCAGGATGGCAACCACCCATAGCCAGGCCCCGTTCGTTAGCGCGCTCTGCAGCAGCCACCACTTGCCCACGAACCCACCGGTGGGCGGCAACCCCAGCAGGCTGGCACCGGCCAGGAGCAGCGCCAACCAGGGCAACACCACGCCCGCCCCCATACCGCCCAAGGCATCCAGGCGGTCATGCCCGCAGGCGCGGGCGATACACCCGGCCGCCAGGAACAGACTGGCCTTGGCCAGACCGTGGCTCAGGATGATTACCATCGCACCGCGCCAGGCCAGGTCGGCCGCCCCACCCCCGGCCAACGGCAGGACCAACAGGGCAAAGCCGAATTGTGAGACCGTGGAATAGGCGATCAGCATTTTCAGGCGGCGCTGCATCAGCGCCATGGTCCCGCCCCAGAGCATGGCGCCGACGGCCAAGAGGCCGAACAGACCGCCAGGCCATGTCCCCTGGAAGGCCGCAAAGGGGCCGAACCAAAGCATTGCCAGCAGGTACAGGGCGGCGGCCACCACCACACCGGAGAGTGCGGCGCTCACCACGCTCGGTGCCCGCCCGTGGGCCGACGGCAGCCAGAAGTGCAGAGGGAACACCGCGGCTTTGAGGAGCAGGCCGAGGCTGATCAGGGCGGCGGCCAGCGCCGATGGCAGATCCAGCACCAACGCCTCGGCAATCAGGCCGATGTCCAGAATCCCGTAGCGCCCGTAGAGCAGCGCCACGCCCAGCAGGTAGACCGTCGAGCCCAGCAGCGAGGCCAAGAGATAGCGCCACGCAGCCGGCAGTGCCCCCCCGCCCGCCATGGCAATCAGCGCCACGGCTGCGAGAGACAAGACCTCCAGGGCCACGTAAAGATTAAACAGGTCCACCGACAGGAAGAGCGCGTTGAGCGCGCCCCAGAGAAAAAGCCACAGCGGCCAGAAGAGCGGTGACTGCTCGGATTCCGCGGCGCGATGGGCGGCGCCGGCGGCACAAACCATCGCCGTGAGCAGCAGCAGGCTCGCGCTCACCCCATCGATCTGCCAGCCGACGCCCAGCGGCGCGGTCCAGCCCCCGAGGTCCAGCCGCCAGGCGCCCTGCTGCCAGACGGCATGGACAAGCGCCGCGCTCGCCGCCAGCACACCGGCCGCACAGAGCGCGGTGACGGTGACGGCACGCACCGGGTAGACGAAGGTGGCGATCGCTCCGATCAGGGGCAGGCACACCACCAAGACCATCAGCATATCCGGCTGACTCACCTGCCCTCCTTCCCGGGGCCCTCTTCCTCCCCCCGCCGTGGCAGCGACAGGCGTACCAGCAGCACCAAAGCCACCGCCGTCGCACTGACACTGACCACGATGCCGGTAAGCACGATGGCGTGGGGCACCGCATCCAGTGGGTCGGCCTCACGGGCGAGCGCCACCAACAGCAGGAATACCGCCGCCGAGAGCACGTTCAGCGAGAGAATCTTGCGCAGCAGGTGCCGGGCCACGAACAGCCCGTGCAAACCGATCACGAACAGCACACCGGCGAGCGCCAGGTAGATCATCGGCGCATCGACTCCCCGTTACAGGATGCAGGCGGCTGGCCGGCCAGGTAGAGCGCCACCAGCGACATGGCGATCGAAAGCCCAGCGGCCAGCTCAAGCAGCAGCACAATCGGCCCGGCCAGGTCGGTGGGGTAAGCAAAAAAGGGTTGCCCGAGTGCGATCACACCCAAAGCCACCGCGAGCATGGCAGCCAACCCCAGGGACAGGAGGATACGCCACGGACCATAGGCGCTGCCGGTCAGCCAGGGCTGTGCGCCGGCCAGGATCGTCAGGATGCCGCCCGCACCCATGACCGCACCGGCGGAAAAGGCGCCCCCCGGCGCATGACTGCCACGCCAGAGCAGATAAACGCTCACCAATGCGAACATGGGAAAGAGCACCCGCCCCAGGGCGGGCAGCACCGGGGAGGTCATGGCGGGAACGCCCGGGACGGGCATGCGGCCCAAGGACCAGATGGCAACGGTCGCCAGCAACAGCACGCCGATCTCGAGCAGCGTGTCGAACGCCCGGAAATTCAGCAGCACCGCCGTAACCGGGTTTTCCACCCCGGATTCTGCCAGGGATGCCTGCACCTCCTCCCCGAGACCGGGACTGGGCAACTGCCAGGCGGCGAGCGTCAGCAGGCCCAGCAGGGCCAGCCCCGCGGGAACCCAGAAGTAGAGATCACCGCGCTCCTGCCAGGGTGTGCCCGCCTCGTCGGTTACCGCCAGGCGCCCGAGTGCCGAGAGCAGCAGGGCCCCGGTCGCACCCGCACCAATCGCCGCCTCGGCCAGAGCGATATCCGGTGCCTCCAGGCGAACCCAGGCCAAGGCCATCAGCAGACCGAAGATGATGAAACTGATGACGGCGCGGAAGAGGCCCGGGGTGTGGGTGGCCTGCCAGGCCAGCCAGATCAGGGCTGCGGCCAGCAGGCCGTCAAACACCAGCACCAGCGCGCCCACTACACCCCCCAGGGCTTGATGCCCCGGGCCAGGGCCGTGCGCCCGATCAGGCTGGCGCCGGCGGCCGAGGCCACCAGCATCAGCAACCAGATCAGTAGCAGTTTCAGGGCGGTAATCAGGCTGCCCGAGTAAACCGCCAGCCCAAGACAAACCAGGCCCAAGGCGACATTATCGCTCTTGGCCAGGGCATGAAGCCGGGTATAGGCGTCCGGGAAACGCAGCAGCCCGAGCATGCCCAGGAAGAAAAACGGCATGCCCGCGATGACCAGCAGGGCACCGAGCCAATGGTTAAGACTCATCCTTGCTTACCCCCTTGGTCGTCATCAGAAGTGGGCGCTGCCAGTTCCGACCAGACGCGCCCCACGAAGGTCACCACCGCCAGGGCCGCCAGCAGCGCCAGAACCAGCGCCACATCGAGCAGCTCGCGCCTGTCCAGGATGAACGCCATCAGGAGCAGGATCGCCACGGCAGAGGTGGAGAACATCTCGGACGCCAGCATCCGGTCCACCGCCGATGGCCCGCGCAACACCCGCGCCAGTCCGACGACGATGTTCAACAGCAACAGCGCCGCCAGCACCCCAAACAGTTCAGTCATCGTCCTCCGCCTCCACCATTTGCAGCACGATCGCCTCGAGATGCGCCAACGCAGCCTGGGCTCGCTCCGGGTCACCGATGACATGTACCGTCATGACCGAGTCGGTAATCTGGATGCACAGCGTCCCCGGCATGAGGTTGATCAGGTTGGCAAAAAAGATCCGCGCGGACTGGGCGCGCAACGCCCAGGGGTGGTCCACCAAGGTGGTTGTGAGCAGGCGCCCGTGGCGCAGCACGCGCCGCCCCACATCCACGGCACCGCGCACCGACCAGACGACGAAGACCGAGCAGAAGCGAAGCAGCACCAACGGCTTGAGGCGCAACCGGCCCTTCGCGGGGAAGGGGTTCAGCAATGCAGCAGCGAGCACGGCCGGCACCCCCCACACCCATGAGGCAGCATCCCCACCGGTCAACACCCACCAGACCAAGGCGTAGCCAATCATGCGGGCGAACAGCCCCGGGCTGCAGAGTTGTTGGCGAATCGTTGCGATAATGCTGATGGTGTCTACCCTCTGACCTGAGCCATGCTCCCCCAATTAACGCAGGAGCCATACGATAGGCCGCACGGCGGGCCCGATTCCCAGAGGTAGAACAACGTGCCATAGTAAGAGCGTCTAGAACAGAATCGGACCCCTGCCCCGGTACCTGTTGCCCGGCACCCCCTTTGATCTCCGGGCCAGAGCAACCCCACCCTGCGTCCGAACCACCTCGGGAATATCCCGTCTCGCCTCTTGAACATTTTGAAGGCCCGAAGGCACCGCCCCCCGAACACCGCTGAGTGCTTGATCGGCGTTTGCTGTTCTTACTGCCGATCGCAATAGCCAGCCACCATGGCATCGAGGACCACCATTTGGCACCACTTGCTGAACCGGTTGGGGCCTCCCATAGTTACAAGCATGAGGGTTGATCCAGATTGACGCGCACCGGTGGCCGGGAGGTCTTCCATGACACTGCAGCATTTCAAGAGCGTGATTGTTCCCCTGGATGGGTCAGAGAATGCCCTGCGGGCCCTGGACTACGCTGCGGCCCTGGCCAAAGCGAACGGTATGGCGCTCCACCTGCTCCACGTAAGCCCACCCACCCCAACAGAGCTGATGAAGGCCATGGGGTATTCGCAGCGGCTCCGGCGTCTGGCCGATGCGTCGATGGGCGACTTCGTGGAATTACGTCAAGAGGCAGGCGAGCAAGTGCTCGCAGCAGCAAGAGAGCGGCTGCCTGCTGACATGGCACCGGTAGAGGCCATCCGCTCTGGCGACCCGGCGCACGCAATTCTCGAATACCTGGAAAGCCAGGACGATGCCGTGATTGTGATGGGGCGCCGTGGGCTCTCCCACTTCCGGGAGTTGCTGATGGGCAGTGTCAGTGAAAAGGTCCTGCACCTCGCCACCTGTCCGGTAACCATCCTGCGCTGAACCGGCCTGCGCGGCTTATTAAACGCCTGGCAATAGGCCTGCGCGTAGCCCCCGCCGTCCATCAGGCTGCGCGCGGTGGCCACGGTCAGAAGCGTCCCGCAGTCGCTCGTGATCAGGCCCGCCATGGCCCACCATTGCGGTTAGCGTGCCGGCGAAGGCGGACCGGAGATGGCGGCTGGGGGAGAGATCAAGCCGGTCGGTCCGGGCTGCATTGGTCAGCGGCCCCTGAGGTATAGCACGCGCGCGGCAAAAGCTATGAGCAGGATGATCCAGCCAATTGGATACGGGAGCACGCCCGCGAAATACGCGCTCACCGTTGCAAACAGCAGTGCCCCGAGAACAATCAGAGGGA from Alkalispirillum mobile includes the following:
- a CDS encoding monovalent cation/H+ antiporter complex subunit F; translation: MTELFGVLAALLLLNIVVGLARVLRGPSAVDRMLASEMFSTSAVAILLLMAFILDRRELLDVALVLALLAALAVVTFVGRVWSELAAPTSDDDQGGKQG
- the mnhG gene encoding monovalent cation/H(+) antiporter subunit G, which translates into the protein MSLNHWLGALLVIAGMPFFFLGMLGLLRFPDAYTRLHALAKSDNVALGLVCLGLAVYSGSLITALKLLLIWLLMLVASAAGASLIGRTALARGIKPWGV
- the katG gene encoding catalase/peroxidase HPI, which produces MAEQQSSGKCPVMHGALTKAGESNMDFWPNALNLDILHQHDRKTDPMGEDFDYREEVKKLDFDAVKKDVTELMTNSQEWWPADWGHYGGLMIRMTWHAAGSYRVADGRGGGGTGNQRFAPINSWPDNANLDKARRLLWPIKKKYGNKLSWADLIILAGNVAYESMGFKTFGFSFGREDIWHPEKDTYWGSEKEWLAPTENENSRYGKDRESLENPLAAVMMGLIYVNPEGVDGNPDPLKTAQDVRVTFERMAMNDEETVALTAGGHTVGKCHGNGDAANLGPDPEAADVEEQGLGWNNKVTRGVGRDTVTSGIEGAWTTHPTQWDNGYFHLLLNYEWELVKSPAGAWQWEPKDIKEEDKPVDVEDPSIRLNPIMTDADMAMKMDPEYRKISERFYNDPEYFNEVFARAWFKLIHRDLGPKTRYIGPEAPQEDLIWQDPVPAGKSDYDVDAVKAKIADSGLSISEMVATAWDSARTFRQSDYRGGANGARIRLAPQKDWEGNEPERLNKVLGVLEGIAKETGASIADTIVLAGNVGVEKAAKAAGVDVTVPFAPGRGDASQEMTDEDSFQYLEPLSDGYRNWVKKDYAVAPEELMLDRTQLMGLTAPEMTVLVGGMRVLGTNHGGTKHGVFTDREGQLTNDFFVNLTDMNYRWVPVADNLYEIRDRKSDEKKWTATRVDLVFGSNSILRSYAELYAQDDNKEKFVKDFVAAWTKMMNADRYDLEA
- a CDS encoding universal stress protein; this translates as MTLQHFKSVIVPLDGSENALRALDYAAALAKANGMALHLLHVSPPTPTELMKAMGYSQRLRRLADASMGDFVELRQEAGEQVLAAARERLPADMAPVEAIRSGDPAHAILEYLESQDDAVIVMGRRGLSHFRELLMGSVSEKVLHLATCPVTILR
- a CDS encoding proton-conducting transporter membrane subunit, translated to MSQPDMLMVLVVCLPLIGAIATFVYPVRAVTVTALCAAGVLAASAALVHAVWQQGAWRLDLGGWTAPLGVGWQIDGVSASLLLLTAMVCAAGAAHRAAESEQSPLFWPLWLFLWGALNALFLSVDLFNLYVALEVLSLAAVALIAMAGGGALPAAWRYLLASLLGSTVYLLGVALLYGRYGILDIGLIAEALVLDLPSALAAALISLGLLLKAAVFPLHFWLPSAHGRAPSVVSAALSGVVVAAALYLLAMLWFGPFAAFQGTWPGGLFGLLAVGAMLWGGTMALMQRRLKMLIAYSTVSQFGFALLVLPLAGGGAADLAWRGAMVIILSHGLAKASLFLAAGCIARACGHDRLDALGGMGAGVVLPWLALLLAGASLLGLPPTGGFVGKWWLLQSALTNGAWLWVVAILLGTVLTAAYLFRILAVLLRPAGQGRQALAGGRWAALPALVLALSAVALGMALPGGEALSPALSIGLDATARGFLLPAVLLWLLAGAFAARTHAVPARRAAFAVLWLAALGGNLLLILAQDLLTFYTGLAIMSFAAWGLVVHERSRKALRAGWLYLAMAMGAELALLTAVAWAAIFPGSGGSLAFTSVAGTAPPLLLLLLGLGFGVKIGVLGLHAWLPRAHPVAPVPASAVLSGVMIKAGLLGAWRLLEPGTAQVADLAAPLLALGFAGAIYGVVMGLRSGAPKAMLGWSSVSQMGLATAALGLVATPEVSAEAAWPVLLLFVVNHGLSKGALFLGAGLVPQLGGAWWWRGWWVLWLPALSLAAAPLTGGALVKAAFEITVEASVYSVWVVPALAVTSVATTMLMWRFLWRLHAAGPGRGDTAHEGGLGLFPPYLALVVLALVLPWWHAGAAEPGRYALSAGALLEGLWPLAVGVLLLGLLARLPSRTPRAGEPGRTLARLLPPGGLQRVRALRQIVIVERRLHGWPVVGRIVMCLLLPLAFLLWLQGGG
- the mbhE gene encoding hydrogen gas-evolving membrane-bound hydrogenase subunit E — translated: MGALVLVFDGLLAAALIWLAWQATHTPGLFRAVISFIIFGLLMALAWVRLEAPDIALAEAAIGAGATGALLLSALGRLAVTDEAGTPWQERGDLYFWVPAGLALLGLLTLAAWQLPSPGLGEEVQASLAESGVENPVTAVLLNFRAFDTLLEIGVLLLATVAIWSLGRMPVPGVPAMTSPVLPALGRVLFPMFALVSVYLLWRGSHAPGGAFSAGAVMGAGGILTILAGAQPWLTGSAYGPWRILLSLGLAAMLAVALGVIALGQPFFAYPTDLAGPIVLLLELAAGLSIAMSLVALYLAGQPPASCNGESMRR
- a CDS encoding NADH-quinone oxidoreductase subunit K; translation: MIYLALAGVLFVIGLHGLFVARHLLRKILSLNVLSAAVFLLLVALAREADPLDAVPHAIVLTGIVVSVSATAVALVLLVRLSLPRRGEEEGPGKEGR
- a CDS encoding Na+/H+ antiporter subunit E; amino-acid sequence: MIGYALVWWVLTGGDAASWVWGVPAVLAAALLNPFPAKGRLRLKPLVLLRFCSVFVVWSVRGAVDVGRRVLRHGRLLTTTLVDHPWALRAQSARIFFANLINLMPGTLCIQITDSVMTVHVIGDPERAQAALAHLEAIVLQMVEAEDDD